The Zingiber officinale cultivar Zhangliang unplaced genomic scaffold, Zo_v1.1 ctg119, whole genome shotgun sequence genome has a segment encoding these proteins:
- the LOC122035843 gene encoding protein TITANIA isoform X1, which yields MFGESDQRKDSPPSTQPAQPNTSPLDLDDSPSKPQIFRDATASPPTKPGPSSAPQELTLSYLCDNPKPGPSAVQEKEGLGTDLFVSMEKSRLKGKEIAPEPQTDDDRRWVERDFLQLAGGKPSAKREATEGAGDVDGRDKKVKIETLSLSLGPPNLSLSLNSSVPATNAAPAATATPSIPVSLVPPKKSYSNSMRATNSEDYAPSLSYSCSVPFSHNPSCSLTRNSTDNYEFSRGDNDKIWYAGEGTNGSVHSKFKPIGDGNTIAFSSHNKELNNSLYKSNSSDNVSFFPSELPARPAKVNGIASSNSGRNGMLTRPERMLRELVSEPIPSMAQVLHDFPTESSETLKECLRNLMELTEKKDEFASLQRKLERRSDISLEILSKAHRTQLEILVAIKTGIASYVSGKNRIPPNELAEIFSLRRCRNLDCKSALPVDDCECKICSTNKGFCSSCTCPVCLKFDCALNTCSWVGCDVCSHWCHAVCGIEKNLIRPGLSSKGPIGMTEMQFQCLGCGHASEMFGFVKEVFNECAKNWSPDVLMKELDCVRKIFHDSEDFEGKELHAKAEEVLNMLIKKLISSEDACDSMLHFFKYGKLSADFLPFSDGVTEFSVTGGSKGILAQASQLANTTPSAVAIDVSKTTINFTPPTSIHKQIDPIKAEAKPLTLEPSFTSSKDDGFKSLETVVKCKEAEAKLFQRLADDARREAERYRQIVRDKNEKLEEEYGSKVAKLSLQETEERRRKKLEELKFIENSLCDYQNMKMRMQAEIAGLLERMEATKKMWV from the exons ATGTTCGGTGAATCCGACCAACGGAAGGACTCTCCCCCCAGTACCCAACCAGCGCAACCCAACACTAGCCCTCTTGATCTTGATGACTCGCCTTCGAAGCCGCAGATCTTCCGCGATGCTACTGCGTCGCCTCCCACCAAGCCTGGCCCATCATCCGCCCCCCAGGAGCTCACCCTAAGCTACCTGTGTGATAATCCCAAGCCTGGCCCCTCTGCCGTCCAGGAAAAGGAGGGTCTTGGCACCGATCTCTTTGTTTCCATGGAGAAATCCCGGTTGAAAGGAAAGGAAATCGCACCGGAACCCCAAACTGACGATGATCGGCGCTGGGTGGAACGGGACTTCCTGCAGTTGGCAGGTGGAAAGCCCTCTGCTAAGAGGGAGGCAACCGAGGGAGCGGGCGACGTTGATGGCCGTGATAAGAAGGTTAAAATCGAGACTTTAAGCCTCTCCCTCGGCCCGCCTAACCTTTCATTGTCTCTCAACTCTTCCGTCCCAGCAACGAATGCTGCTCCTGCCGCGACTGCCACACCGAGCATTCCAGTTTCGTTGGTTCCACCGAAGAAGAGTTACAGTAATAGCATGCGAGCTACCAATTCGGAGGACTATGCCCCCTCGCTCTCGTACTCGTGCTCTGTCCCGTTTTCCCACAACCCTAGTTGCTCTCTGACACGAAACTCCACTGATAACTATGAATTCTCGAGGGGAGATAACGACAAAATATGGTATGCTGGAGAAGGCACGAATGGATCTGTACACAGTAAGTTTAAGCCCATAGGGGATGGGAATACCATTGCTTTCTCGAGTCATAACAAAGAACTCAACAACAGTCTATACAAGTCCAACAGCTCAGATAACGTCTCATTTTTTCCATCTGAATTACCTGCCAGGCCTGCAAAAGTTAATGGCATTGCAAGTTCAAACAGCGGTAGAAATGGCATGCTTACTAGGCCAGAGAGGATGCTGAGAGAACTAGTGTCTGAGCCAATTCCATCCATGGCACAAGTGCTCCATGACTTTCCTACTGAATCATCAGAAACGCTGAAGGAATGTCTGAGAAACCTTATGGAATTAACAGAGAAGAAGGATGAGTTTGCTAGTCTGCAAAGGAAACTAGAGAGGAGATCAGACATTTCTTTAGAGATTCTTTCAAAAGCACATCGGACCCAGCTTGAAATTTTGGTTGCTATCAAAACTGGTATTGCATCCTATGTTTCAGGGAAGAACCGCATCCCTCCTAATGAGTTGGCTGAGATTTTTTCACTCAGGAGGTGCAGGAACTTGGATTGTAAGAGTGCATTACCTGTTGATGATTGTGAATGCAAAATATGCTCCACCAATAAAGGTTTCTGTAGCTCCTGCACTTGTCCTGTGTGTTTGAAGTTTGATTGTGCTTTAAATACTTGCAGTTGGGTTGGATGTGATGTTTGTTCCCACTGGTGCCACGCTGTTTGTGGTATTGAAAAGAATCTAATTAGGCCTGGCCTAAGTTCAAAAGGACCTATAGGCATGACTGAGATGCAATTCCAATGCCTAGGATGCGGGCATGCTTCTGAGATGTTTGGATTTGTCAAGGAGGTTTTCAATGAGTGTGCCAAAAATTGGAGTCCTGATGTGTTAATGAAAGAGCTAGACTGTGTCAGAAAGATCTTCCATGACAGCGAAGATTTTGAAGGAAAGGAGCTTCATGCAAAAGCTGAGGAGGTCCTCAATATGCTTATCAAGAAATTAATTTCTTCAGAGGATGCATGTGATAGCATGCTGCATTTCTTCAAAT ATGGTAAACTAAGTGCAGATTTTCTTCCCTTTTCTG ATGGAGTCACAGAATTCTCCGTCACCGGTGGCTCCAAAGGCATACTCGCACAAGCCAGCCAGCTCGCAAATACCACTCCATCGGCAGTGGCCATCGACGTGTCAAAAACTACAATCAACTTTACGCCCCCCACATCCATCCATAAACAGATAGATCCGATAAAAGCAGAGGCTAAACCCCTTACACTTGAACCCAGTTTCACCTCGTCAAAGGATGATGGATTCAAGAGTCTGGAAACTGTCGTGAAATGCAAAGAGGCAGAGGCAAAGCTCTTCCAGAGACTTGCAGATGATGCCAGGAGAGAAGCCGAGCGATATCGTCAAATTGTACGTGACAAAAATGAGAAGTTGGAAGAAGAGTATGGCTCAAAGGTCGCAAAGCTTTCCCTGCAGGAGACTGAGGAGAGGCGCAGGAAGAAGCTAGAGGAACTTAAGTTTATTGAGAACTCTCTTTGTGATTATCAGAATATGAAGATGCGGATGCAAGCTGAGATAGCAGGCTTGCTTGAACGGATGGAAGCAACCAAGAAAATGTGGGTGTAA
- the LOC122035843 gene encoding protein TITANIA isoform X2, protein MFGESDQRKDSPPSTQPAQPNTSPLDLDDSPSKPQIFRDATASPPTKPGPSSAPQELTLSYLCDNPKPGPSAVQEKEGLGTDLFVSMEKSRLKGKEIAPEPQTDDDRRWVERDFLQLAGGKPSAKREATEGAGDVDGRDKKVKIETLSLSLGPPNLSLSLNSSVPATNAAPAATATPSIPVSLVPPKKSYSNSMRATNSEDYAPSLSYSCSVPFSHNPSCSLTRNSTDNYEFSRGDNDKIWYAGEGTNGSVHSKFKPIGDGNTIAFSSHNKELNNSLYKSNSSDNVSFFPSELPARPAKVNGIASSNSGRNGMLTRPERMLRELVSEPIPSMAQVLHDFPTESSETLKECLRNLMELTEKKDEFASLQRKLERRSDISLEILSKAHRTQLEILVAIKTGIASYVSGKNRIPPNELAEIFSLRRCRNLDCKSALPVDDCECKICSTNKGFCSSCTCPVCLKFDCALNTCSWVGCDVCSHWCHAVCGIEKNLIRPGLSSKGPIGMTEMQFQCLGCGHASEMFGFVKEVFNECAKNWSPDVLMKELDCVRKIFHDSEDFEGKELHAKAEEVLNMLIKKLISSEDACDSMLHFFKYGVTEFSVTGGSKGILAQASQLANTTPSAVAIDVSKTTINFTPPTSIHKQIDPIKAEAKPLTLEPSFTSSKDDGFKSLETVVKCKEAEAKLFQRLADDARREAERYRQIVRDKNEKLEEEYGSKVAKLSLQETEERRRKKLEELKFIENSLCDYQNMKMRMQAEIAGLLERMEATKKMWV, encoded by the exons ATGTTCGGTGAATCCGACCAACGGAAGGACTCTCCCCCCAGTACCCAACCAGCGCAACCCAACACTAGCCCTCTTGATCTTGATGACTCGCCTTCGAAGCCGCAGATCTTCCGCGATGCTACTGCGTCGCCTCCCACCAAGCCTGGCCCATCATCCGCCCCCCAGGAGCTCACCCTAAGCTACCTGTGTGATAATCCCAAGCCTGGCCCCTCTGCCGTCCAGGAAAAGGAGGGTCTTGGCACCGATCTCTTTGTTTCCATGGAGAAATCCCGGTTGAAAGGAAAGGAAATCGCACCGGAACCCCAAACTGACGATGATCGGCGCTGGGTGGAACGGGACTTCCTGCAGTTGGCAGGTGGAAAGCCCTCTGCTAAGAGGGAGGCAACCGAGGGAGCGGGCGACGTTGATGGCCGTGATAAGAAGGTTAAAATCGAGACTTTAAGCCTCTCCCTCGGCCCGCCTAACCTTTCATTGTCTCTCAACTCTTCCGTCCCAGCAACGAATGCTGCTCCTGCCGCGACTGCCACACCGAGCATTCCAGTTTCGTTGGTTCCACCGAAGAAGAGTTACAGTAATAGCATGCGAGCTACCAATTCGGAGGACTATGCCCCCTCGCTCTCGTACTCGTGCTCTGTCCCGTTTTCCCACAACCCTAGTTGCTCTCTGACACGAAACTCCACTGATAACTATGAATTCTCGAGGGGAGATAACGACAAAATATGGTATGCTGGAGAAGGCACGAATGGATCTGTACACAGTAAGTTTAAGCCCATAGGGGATGGGAATACCATTGCTTTCTCGAGTCATAACAAAGAACTCAACAACAGTCTATACAAGTCCAACAGCTCAGATAACGTCTCATTTTTTCCATCTGAATTACCTGCCAGGCCTGCAAAAGTTAATGGCATTGCAAGTTCAAACAGCGGTAGAAATGGCATGCTTACTAGGCCAGAGAGGATGCTGAGAGAACTAGTGTCTGAGCCAATTCCATCCATGGCACAAGTGCTCCATGACTTTCCTACTGAATCATCAGAAACGCTGAAGGAATGTCTGAGAAACCTTATGGAATTAACAGAGAAGAAGGATGAGTTTGCTAGTCTGCAAAGGAAACTAGAGAGGAGATCAGACATTTCTTTAGAGATTCTTTCAAAAGCACATCGGACCCAGCTTGAAATTTTGGTTGCTATCAAAACTGGTATTGCATCCTATGTTTCAGGGAAGAACCGCATCCCTCCTAATGAGTTGGCTGAGATTTTTTCACTCAGGAGGTGCAGGAACTTGGATTGTAAGAGTGCATTACCTGTTGATGATTGTGAATGCAAAATATGCTCCACCAATAAAGGTTTCTGTAGCTCCTGCACTTGTCCTGTGTGTTTGAAGTTTGATTGTGCTTTAAATACTTGCAGTTGGGTTGGATGTGATGTTTGTTCCCACTGGTGCCACGCTGTTTGTGGTATTGAAAAGAATCTAATTAGGCCTGGCCTAAGTTCAAAAGGACCTATAGGCATGACTGAGATGCAATTCCAATGCCTAGGATGCGGGCATGCTTCTGAGATGTTTGGATTTGTCAAGGAGGTTTTCAATGAGTGTGCCAAAAATTGGAGTCCTGATGTGTTAATGAAAGAGCTAGACTGTGTCAGAAAGATCTTCCATGACAGCGAAGATTTTGAAGGAAAGGAGCTTCATGCAAAAGCTGAGGAGGTCCTCAATATGCTTATCAAGAAATTAATTTCTTCAGAGGATGCATGTGATAGCATGCTGCATTTCTTCAAAT ATGGAGTCACAGAATTCTCCGTCACCGGTGGCTCCAAAGGCATACTCGCACAAGCCAGCCAGCTCGCAAATACCACTCCATCGGCAGTGGCCATCGACGTGTCAAAAACTACAATCAACTTTACGCCCCCCACATCCATCCATAAACAGATAGATCCGATAAAAGCAGAGGCTAAACCCCTTACACTTGAACCCAGTTTCACCTCGTCAAAGGATGATGGATTCAAGAGTCTGGAAACTGTCGTGAAATGCAAAGAGGCAGAGGCAAAGCTCTTCCAGAGACTTGCAGATGATGCCAGGAGAGAAGCCGAGCGATATCGTCAAATTGTACGTGACAAAAATGAGAAGTTGGAAGAAGAGTATGGCTCAAAGGTCGCAAAGCTTTCCCTGCAGGAGACTGAGGAGAGGCGCAGGAAGAAGCTAGAGGAACTTAAGTTTATTGAGAACTCTCTTTGTGATTATCAGAATATGAAGATGCGGATGCAAGCTGAGATAGCAGGCTTGCTTGAACGGATGGAAGCAACCAAGAAAATGTGGGTGTAA